One region of Streptomyces davaonensis JCM 4913 genomic DNA includes:
- a CDS encoding HEAT repeat domain-containing protein, producing the protein MPTQNSLPTQDSLPTPNTNTTAALQGLRHSDSSVRLKAALAIGTAPDAGYVDGLIEQSAVEPEFFVRDMLTWAITRHPAPLTVPRLTDELRSERAQARSQALHTLSKVGDRQAWPAITRAHLTDACDEVAQSAWRAAVVLVPEAEKPELAEALVTQLGRGGRDTRLSLSRALIALGEVAEPALHTATTHSLVQVRRHALATQRLARDPDASFEFALEEAKRIVALGPGRQEE; encoded by the coding sequence ATGCCCACACAGAACTCCCTGCCCACACAGGACTCCCTGCCCACGCCGAACACGAACACCACGGCAGCGCTCCAGGGGCTGCGGCACAGCGACTCGTCCGTGCGACTCAAAGCCGCGCTGGCCATCGGCACAGCTCCGGACGCTGGCTACGTCGACGGGCTCATCGAGCAGTCCGCGGTGGAGCCCGAGTTCTTCGTGCGGGACATGCTCACCTGGGCGATCACCCGGCACCCCGCGCCGCTCACGGTTCCGAGACTCACCGACGAACTGCGCTCGGAGCGTGCGCAGGCACGCAGTCAGGCACTGCACACCTTGTCGAAGGTCGGCGACCGGCAGGCGTGGCCGGCGATCACCCGCGCGCATCTGACCGACGCCTGCGACGAGGTGGCCCAGAGCGCTTGGCGAGCCGCGGTCGTCCTGGTCCCCGAGGCCGAGAAGCCGGAGCTGGCCGAGGCGCTGGTGACCCAGCTGGGCCGGGGTGGACGGGACACCCGGCTGAGCCTCAGCCGGGCCCTGATCGCACTCGGCGAGGTGGCCGAGCCCGCCCTGCACACCGCTACGACGCATAGCCTCGTCCAGGTACGCCGGCACGCGCTGGCGACGCAGCGGCTGGCGCGCGACCCGGACGCCTCTTTCGAGTTCGCGCTGGAAGAGGCGAAGCGGATCGTGGCCCTGGGCCCCGGCAGGCAGGAGGAGTGA